CGGGTTCGAGACCGAGCGTATCGGCCTGCTGACGGGCAAGTACGATGCCCGTATTGACATGACGCCGCAGCAGATCGCCCAGAACCTGCAACTGCATTGCATCGATAATCTGCCGCAACGCACCGACAAGATGATCGCCTGTGCCAATCTGGGAAAACCCTTGCTAGAAGTGGCGCCCAAGGATCCCTATCTTGAGGTGTTGCGCGGGATCGCCGGTAGCCAGGTACGGGTTGCCGCAGAACGGGGGAGCGAAGGAGCTTCGGCTGCAGACTCCTTCCTGCGCCGCCTGTTTTATCCATTGCTCAAGTAAGGAAGTCGGTCATGGATTTCGATTTTGCTTTGGGCACCGATCCACACAGCGAGTTTCACCAGTCCGATGAGTTCCAGGATATCAAGGGGGTGATGCACCAGAAACTGGTTGAGCGAATCGAAGAACTTGGTGCCGATTTCGTCAATTGGCCGCTGAATGTTGTCCAGCGTTTCGTTGCCCAGGAGGTTGAGGACTTTATCGCCAATCACCGGGTGCCGCTCAATGCGACTGATATCCAGCTGGTCGTCAAGGATCTTACCGACGAACTGACCGGCCTCGGCCCGCTGCAGGAACTGATGAACGACGATGGCGTGGCCGACATCCTGATCAACGGTTACAAGGAAGTGTTTATCGAAAGAAATGGCTTGCTGCAACGCAGCAAGATCCGCTTCATCGACAACAAGCACCTGATGCGTATTGTCCAGCGCATGATTGCGCCGCTCGGGCGACGTGTCGACGAAGGCAGTCCGATGGTTGATGCCCGTCTGCCTAATGGTGGTCGACTTAATGTGATCATTCCGCCGGTTTCGCTAAATGGCCCGGTAGTTTCGATCCGAAAATTTCGCAGCCATCCGTTGCAGGCTTCCGACATGCTGGCCTACGGCACGTTGAATCAGGAAATGCTGGATTTCCTTGCGCATGCCGCTGAAATGAAATGCAATATCCTGATCAGCGGTGGCACCGGCTCGGGCAAGACTTCTTTCCTCAATATGCTGGCCCAGTTCATCCCCGATGGCGAGCGCATCATTACCATTGAGGATGCTGCCGAACTGCAGTTGCTGCATGAACATGTCGTCCGCCTCGAGTCGCGGCCCGGTGGGCTGGAAGGCGTTGCCGAAGTAACCGCGCGCGATCTGCTGCGAAACAGCTTGCGCATGCGACCGGACCGCATCATCGTCGGTGAAGTGCGCGGTGGTGAAGCTGTCGAGATGTTGCAGGCGATGAACACTGGTCACGATGGCTCGATGTCAACGATTCATACTAATTCGCCGCGCGAATGTCTGCACCGGCTGGAAATGCTGCTGCATTTCGGTGGCTGGCAGGGGGGGGAATTCAACCTGCGCCGGCAGATTGTCGGTGCCATCAACTTGATCGTCCAGTTGGCCCGACTGCCGAATGGTATGCGGCGGGTGATCTCGATCAGTGAGCTGACCGGCGTTCAGGATGAAGTGGTGGCCATGCAGGAGTTGTTCCGCTACGAGCCGGTCGTTAATAATGGTCGGGAAGGTTGGGTCAATACCGGTTGTCATCCCAAGACGCCGAAGCTAAAGCGCTATACCAGCAACCCGATTTTCCTGCTGGGTGGCTCGTGAGCGAACTCAGCATCCTGCTCGGGCTGGCCGTGCTCTGCATGCTCGGAGCTGCGGCACTGTTGCTGCAGGGGGGCAAGGGCGAGCAGCGCCATGCCCGCGGATTGTTGCGTCTAAACTCGGCACTGGCCCGGCTCGAATCGGTGCACGATTTTGTACCTGCTCCTGCCAATAGCGGCTGGTTGCCGCCATTGCTCGGCGATTATCTGCAGCGTAGCGGCTTTGTCATCAATCGGCGCTTCTATGTTCTGCTTGCGTTGCCGGGGTTGATACTGCTCGTCCTCGGTCTGCTGCTGCTTGGTTTGGGGCGTGGCCTGTTGTTTTTTGTCGTCGCTTATCCCCTGCTCGTCGCACTTTTTATCAACTGGCGCAGCGAACATTTTCGTGAGCAGGTGGTGGCTCAATTGCCCGGTTTTCTCGAAGCCATTTCCCGGATACTGAGCGTCGGTTGCAGTCTGGAGTTGGCTTTTCGCAATGCCGGTGAGGAGTGTCAGGAGCCCTTG
The DNA window shown above is from Quatrionicoccus australiensis and carries:
- a CDS encoding CpaF family protein, which translates into the protein MDFDFALGTDPHSEFHQSDEFQDIKGVMHQKLVERIEELGADFVNWPLNVVQRFVAQEVEDFIANHRVPLNATDIQLVVKDLTDELTGLGPLQELMNDDGVADILINGYKEVFIERNGLLQRSKIRFIDNKHLMRIVQRMIAPLGRRVDEGSPMVDARLPNGGRLNVIIPPVSLNGPVVSIRKFRSHPLQASDMLAYGTLNQEMLDFLAHAAEMKCNILISGGTGSGKTSFLNMLAQFIPDGERIITIEDAAELQLLHEHVVRLESRPGGLEGVAEVTARDLLRNSLRMRPDRIIVGEVRGGEAVEMLQAMNTGHDGSMSTIHTNSPRECLHRLEMLLHFGGWQGGEFNLRRQIVGAINLIVQLARLPNGMRRVISISELTGVQDEVVAMQELFRYEPVVNNGREGWVNTGCHPKTPKLKRYTSNPIFLLGGS
- a CDS encoding type II secretion system F family protein; the encoded protein is MSELSILLGLAVLCMLGAAALLLQGGKGEQRHARGLLRLNSALARLESVHDFVPAPANSGWLPPLLGDYLQRSGFVINRRFYVLLALPGLILLVLGLLLLGLGRGLLFFVVAYPLLVALFINWRSEHFREQVVAQLPGFLEAISRILSVGCSLELAFRNAGEECQEPLRGIVSQVLLRTRAGLALEDAMNQVAETYAIRELNFMASVFYLGVRYGGNAQAILERITLTMRERLRSRKELLAMTAETRASAWILSALPVVVGLLTLSSNPGYLIGMWQDDTGRQLLLVAAGLQVSGMFLLFRMARLQ